From the genome of Streptomyces sp. NBC_01260, one region includes:
- a CDS encoding molybdopterin molybdotransferase MoeA — protein MTGRSGSTGRPPAAVQNPAERKGPAGAKDLADAEGAAESVESLDSVDSADAEARRAAKAEAEADEERAVAQALALVGRQPYRGPGTGPEPVNGPGPDRSPDPTSPSDPPQPDPRGPGDPASPTGSTGSPGSTGSPGYTGSPRNADRASGRAADRASEGGRRPAAQARRRTHATAWGEARAVAARAGRGVPPRTGRLPLDHALGHVLAEPLAALTDLPSFDTSAMDGWAVAGPGPWHIRENEGVLAGHAAPAPLPDGDAVRIATGARIPADATAVIRSEHAQADGAKGLLYAQRQVNPGQDIRPRGQECRFGEQLLPAGTLVTPAVLGLAAAAGYDELLTRPRPRVDVLVLGDELLTAGLPHDGLIRDALGPMIGPWLRALGAEVSAPRRLGDDAEALRKALVASDADLVITTGGTAAGPVDHVHPVLADLGAELLVDGVAVRPGHPMLLARLRAGGPYLVGLPGNPLAAVSGLLTLAEPLLSGLAGRTSQDLYRVAVRDEVHGHPHDTRLVPVIHRTEGAREFTHRAGTGTGTGTRTGARAGTGTGAGIDHVVPLHYNGPAMLRGIAAADGLAVVEPGGVRSGTEVEILDLPWAPATPWAEGCFT, from the coding sequence ATGACGGGTCGCAGTGGCAGTACCGGGCGGCCCCCGGCTGCCGTGCAGAACCCGGCCGAGAGGAAGGGCCCGGCCGGGGCGAAGGACCTGGCCGACGCGGAGGGCGCCGCCGAGTCCGTTGAGTCCTTGGATTCCGTCGACTCCGCTGACGCCGAAGCGCGACGCGCGGCGAAGGCCGAGGCCGAGGCCGACGAGGAGCGGGCCGTCGCGCAGGCTCTTGCGCTGGTCGGCCGACAGCCGTACCGCGGCCCGGGTACTGGACCTGAACCTGTTAACGGCCCCGGCCCCGACCGGTCGCCGGACCCGACGTCGCCATCGGACCCGCCGCAGCCCGACCCCAGGGGCCCCGGAGACCCTGCCAGTCCCACCGGCTCCACCGGCTCCCCCGGCTCCACCGGCTCCCCCGGCTACACCGGCTCCCCGCGAAACGCCGACCGTGCCTCCGGCCGTGCCGCCGACCGGGCCTCCGAGGGCGGACGCCGCCCCGCCGCGCAGGCCCGGCGGCGTACCCACGCCACCGCGTGGGGCGAGGCGCGTGCCGTCGCGGCCCGCGCCGGGCGCGGGGTTCCTCCCCGCACCGGACGTCTCCCCCTCGACCACGCGCTCGGACACGTGCTGGCCGAGCCGCTCGCCGCCCTCACCGATCTCCCGTCCTTCGACACCTCCGCCATGGACGGCTGGGCCGTCGCGGGCCCGGGCCCGTGGCACATCCGGGAGAACGAGGGCGTCCTCGCGGGCCACGCCGCCCCCGCCCCGCTCCCCGACGGTGACGCCGTGCGCATCGCCACCGGAGCCCGTATCCCGGCGGACGCCACCGCCGTCATCCGGAGCGAACACGCTCAGGCCGACGGTGCGAAGGGACTGTTGTACGCGCAGCGACAGGTGAATCCCGGGCAGGACATCAGGCCGCGCGGACAGGAGTGCCGCTTTGGAGAGCAACTCCTCCCCGCCGGAACGCTGGTGACGCCCGCCGTTCTCGGGCTGGCCGCTGCCGCCGGGTACGACGAACTGCTCACCCGCCCCCGGCCGCGCGTCGATGTCCTGGTCCTGGGCGACGAACTGCTGACGGCCGGGCTGCCGCACGACGGGCTGATCCGTGACGCACTCGGCCCGATGATCGGCCCCTGGCTGCGCGCGCTGGGTGCCGAGGTCTCCGCGCCCCGCCGCCTCGGAGACGACGCGGAAGCCCTCCGCAAGGCGCTCGTCGCCTCCGACGCGGATCTGGTCATCACCACCGGCGGCACTGCTGCGGGACCGGTCGACCATGTGCACCCCGTGCTCGCCGATCTGGGGGCCGAGCTGCTCGTCGACGGTGTCGCCGTCCGCCCCGGCCACCCCATGCTGCTGGCCCGGCTCCGTGCCGGAGGGCCGTATCTTGTCGGGCTGCCCGGTAACCCCCTGGCCGCCGTGTCCGGGCTGCTCACGCTTGCCGAGCCACTGCTCAGCGGGCTGGCGGGCCGGACTTCGCAGGACCTCTACCGCGTCGCGGTCCGTGACGAGGTGCACGGCCACCCGCACGACACCCGGCTGGTCCCCGTGATCCATCGCACGGAAGGCGCCCGCGAGTTCACCCACCGCGCCGGAACCGGAACCGGAACCGGAACCAGAACCGGAGCCCGCGCCGGAACCGGAACCGGCGCCGGAATCGATCACGTCGTACCCCTGCATTACAACGGTCCAGCCATGCTGCGCGGGATCGCTGCCGCGGACGGGCTGGCCGTCGTGGAGCCGGGCGGGGTACGGTCCGGCACCGAGGTGGAGATCCTCGATCTACCGTGGGCCCCGGCGACGCCGTGGGCTGAAGGGTGTTTCACGTGA
- a CDS encoding protein kinase domain-containing protein, giving the protein MSQDGAQGAQGRYAGGSVAGGRYQLRDLLGEGGMASVYLAYDSALDRQVAIKTLHTELGREQSFRERFRREAQAVAKLQHTNIVSVFDTGEDELGGALMPYIVMEYVEGQPLGSVLQADIRSHGAMPADKALKVTADVLAALDTSHEMGLVHRDIKPGNVMVTKRGIVKVMDFGIARAMQSGVTSMTQTGMVVGTPQYLSPEQALGRGVDARSDLYSVGIMLFQLLTGRIPFDADSPLAIAYAHVQEEPVAPSTINRSITPAMDALVARALKKNPNERFPSAAAMQDEITRVLGAGGQTGAPVIVSGTGAAANSGSGVGSAVFPPVDQSAPAPQSVQTPYQPGPYQSQQQPGPYGPPTPAPSYGYPQSAPAYQSQAPMSPMQQQTPPYSISPQTASTSSGGGGSKRNVPVIVGSIVVALIAIGGLVTVLSLKGGDKGDDSPSSSDSQAAADHKDPERNRTMKTEACTDALEDNDDPNKVDAPSFLYKDIISARQCADAAGWTIKQIKVPGNAYAEDQVVDQFPTSGTAVPKTGAHFELRIATGDPA; this is encoded by the coding sequence ATGAGCCAGGACGGCGCACAAGGGGCCCAGGGGCGCTACGCGGGCGGTTCGGTCGCCGGCGGCCGCTACCAGCTGCGTGACCTGCTCGGCGAAGGCGGGATGGCGTCCGTATACCTGGCGTACGACTCCGCGCTCGACCGGCAGGTCGCCATCAAGACGCTCCACACGGAACTCGGGCGCGAGCAGTCCTTCCGCGAGAGGTTCCGGCGCGAGGCCCAGGCGGTCGCCAAGCTCCAGCACACCAACATCGTCTCCGTCTTCGATACCGGCGAGGACGAGCTCGGCGGTGCGCTGATGCCGTACATCGTCATGGAGTACGTCGAGGGGCAGCCGCTCGGCTCCGTGCTCCAGGCCGACATCCGCAGTCACGGTGCGATGCCCGCCGACAAGGCGCTCAAGGTGACGGCCGATGTGCTGGCCGCCCTGGACACCAGCCACGAAATGGGCCTGGTCCACCGCGACATCAAGCCCGGCAACGTCATGGTGACCAAGCGCGGCATCGTGAAGGTCATGGACTTCGGCATCGCCCGCGCCATGCAGTCCGGCGTCACGTCGATGACGCAGACCGGCATGGTCGTCGGCACCCCTCAGTACCTCTCCCCCGAACAGGCCCTGGGCCGCGGGGTCGACGCGCGCTCCGACCTGTACTCGGTCGGCATCATGCTCTTCCAGCTGCTGACCGGCCGCATCCCCTTCGACGCGGACTCGCCCCTGGCCATCGCGTACGCGCATGTGCAGGAGGAGCCGGTCGCGCCGTCCACCATCAACCGGTCGATCACCCCGGCGATGGACGCGCTGGTCGCCCGCGCGCTGAAGAAGAACCCGAACGAGCGCTTCCCGAGCGCCGCCGCGATGCAGGACGAGATCACCCGGGTGCTGGGCGCGGGCGGCCAGACGGGCGCCCCGGTGATCGTCAGTGGCACCGGCGCAGCGGCGAACAGCGGCTCGGGCGTCGGTTCGGCGGTCTTCCCGCCGGTCGACCAGTCCGCCCCGGCGCCGCAGAGCGTCCAGACGCCGTACCAGCCCGGCCCGTACCAGTCGCAGCAGCAGCCCGGCCCGTACGGTCCGCCGACGCCCGCGCCGTCGTACGGCTACCCCCAGTCGGCCCCGGCGTACCAGAGCCAGGCGCCGATGTCGCCGATGCAGCAGCAGACCCCGCCGTATTCGATCTCGCCGCAGACGGCGTCCACTTCTTCGGGCGGCGGCGGGTCCAAGCGAAACGTTCCGGTGATCGTGGGCTCGATCGTGGTGGCCCTGATCGCGATCGGCGGCCTGGTCACGGTGCTCTCGCTGAAGGGCGGCGACAAGGGCGACGACAGCCCTTCGTCGAGCGATTCCCAGGCGGCCGCCGACCACAAGGATCCGGAGCGGAACCGGACGATGAAGACCGAGGCCTGCACGGACGCGCTGGAGGACAACGACGACCCGAACAAGGTCGACGCCCCGAGCTTCCTGTACAAGGACATCATCTCCGCGCGGCAGTGCGCGGACGCGGCCGGCTGGACGATCAAGCAGATCAAGGTGCCGGGGAACGCCTACGCGGAGGACCAGGTCGTCGACCAGTTCCCCACCTCCGGAACCGCGGTGCCCAAGACGGGTGCCCACTTCGAGCTCCGTATCGCTACGGGTGACCCGGCGTAG
- a CDS encoding PadR family transcriptional regulator, whose protein sequence is MSIRHGLLALLERGPRYGSQLRTEFESRTGSTWPLNVGQVYTTLSRLERDGLVAQDGEDDQGHSLYSISDAGRTELRSWFETPVDRSNPPRDELAIKLAMAVGAPGVDIRAVIQSQRHHTVKAMQDYTRLKAQALSDVPANRDEVAWLLVLEQLIFQAEAEARWLDHCEARLVRLAEAAATEPETSTPAPGPARTARARARR, encoded by the coding sequence ATGTCGATCCGCCACGGGCTACTCGCCCTACTGGAACGGGGGCCGCGCTACGGCTCCCAGCTCCGCACCGAATTCGAGTCCCGCACCGGCTCCACCTGGCCGCTCAACGTCGGACAGGTGTACACGACACTCAGCAGGCTGGAGCGTGACGGCCTGGTCGCCCAGGACGGCGAGGACGACCAGGGGCACTCGCTGTACTCGATCAGCGACGCCGGACGAACCGAGCTGCGCAGCTGGTTCGAGACCCCCGTCGACCGCAGCAATCCGCCCCGCGACGAGCTGGCCATCAAGCTCGCCATGGCCGTCGGCGCGCCCGGCGTGGACATCCGGGCCGTCATCCAGTCCCAGCGTCATCACACCGTGAAGGCGATGCAGGACTACACCCGCCTCAAGGCGCAGGCCCTCAGCGACGTGCCCGCCAACCGCGACGAGGTCGCCTGGCTGCTGGTACTGGAACAGCTGATCTTCCAGGCCGAGGCGGAGGCCCGCTGGCTGGACCACTGCGAGGCCCGGCTGGTCCGTCTCGCCGAGGCCGCCGCCACGGAGCCGGAGACCAGCACGCCCGCGCCCGGCCCCGCGCGCACCGCACGGGCCCGCGCACGCCGCTGA
- a CDS encoding FtsX-like permease family protein, which yields MSVFTGWRAALRIARRDAVRAKGRSALVIAMIAIPVLGVTALDVTYRSVEPTTAEKLTAEMGSADALFSDPGSGPMDQSVTGDNYGNVSDTPPSEDAPPLDLRTAFPQGARGISSQSVPASVTTGYGIADVDILEFRTSDRMARGKLDLVDGSFPKGTGDMVATESFLKSAGLHIGSHITVRGPEQKYTITGVVEQPDDLKTKALYADPGAVIAPWKTVAAHDKKVLPPNAGPLTWLVTANSGKGVTWPDVMAANKKGALVVSRQVVLDPPPDSEVPLIRTLGRTPTAGTSSELSAALITVVAMAVLEIVLLAGPAFAVGARRSRRQLGLVGTCGGDRRHVRAVVLSGGLVLGGAGAVVGVVTGLVLTVVFRPLIEDQAGHRFGSLALHPKELLAIAVIGLVTGLLAAFAPAIVASRQSVLESLTGHRGVRRSSRVLPIVGACALALGIAIAVLGGTTGSSGKVAAGSVIAELGLLGCIPVIVGMLGRLGRGLPLSPRMALRDAARNRGRTAPAVAAVMAAVAGSVAIATYMSSSTAEWDYDYTPMLSEKAVVLSTMDAKATERLPLARAAVERNMSPTGQPAEISRVWAGSDCNTYYEENGCGSLELVKPTGKGHDCPLNSKGAKALAERLTAEEHRSMMHSPACMDERYSMNTFGSDGSNIVVGDATLLKTYVKLDDPAAARALDAGIPVLLNQAFAKDGEVTVKAVHRYSPKDKKNRADHPGPAKRTTDRMKVYVAAAKYAETPGIRMIMPEKAAQRIGLHTAVYGSVYAVSHRPSDADTQRTEAAIAQAGGGVYLQSGEGSSGREDVMLLVLTLFAGVVTLGAAAITTGLSKADAEADLTTLSAVGAPPGVRRTLSGFQCLVVALTGVLLGTAAGLVPAVALRLIDLRNAMRQMRLDPMESAYTPIVLPWPTIGLLAVVVPLLAGVLAAVFTRSRLALSRRAG from the coding sequence ATGAGCGTCTTCACGGGGTGGCGCGCCGCCCTCCGGATAGCCCGGCGCGACGCCGTGCGCGCCAAGGGCCGCAGCGCGCTGGTGATCGCGATGATCGCCATCCCCGTGCTCGGCGTCACCGCCCTCGACGTGACGTACCGCAGTGTGGAGCCCACCACTGCCGAGAAGCTGACGGCTGAGATGGGTTCGGCCGACGCGCTGTTCAGCGACCCCGGTTCCGGTCCGATGGATCAGTCGGTCACCGGGGACAACTACGGCAACGTCAGCGACACCCCGCCGTCCGAGGACGCGCCGCCACTCGACCTGCGGACGGCGTTCCCGCAGGGTGCGCGGGGCATCAGCAGCCAGTCCGTGCCCGCGAGCGTCACCACCGGGTACGGCATCGCGGACGTCGACATCCTCGAGTTCCGGACCTCGGACCGGATGGCGCGCGGCAAGCTCGACCTCGTCGACGGCTCGTTCCCGAAGGGCACCGGCGACATGGTCGCCACCGAATCGTTCCTGAAGTCGGCCGGGCTGCACATCGGTTCCCACATCACCGTGCGCGGGCCGGAGCAGAAGTACACCATCACCGGCGTGGTCGAACAGCCGGACGACCTGAAGACCAAGGCGCTGTACGCCGATCCGGGCGCGGTCATCGCCCCCTGGAAGACCGTCGCCGCCCACGACAAGAAGGTGCTGCCGCCGAACGCCGGCCCCCTGACCTGGCTGGTGACGGCGAACAGCGGAAAGGGCGTCACCTGGCCCGACGTGATGGCGGCCAACAAGAAGGGCGCCCTCGTCGTCTCCCGCCAGGTCGTGCTCGACCCGCCGCCGGACTCCGAGGTCCCCCTCATCCGCACGCTGGGCCGCACCCCCACGGCCGGCACCTCCAGTGAGCTGAGCGCGGCCCTCATCACGGTCGTCGCCATGGCGGTCCTGGAGATCGTGCTGCTCGCCGGACCGGCCTTCGCCGTCGGTGCGCGCCGCTCACGCCGTCAGCTCGGTCTCGTCGGCACCTGCGGCGGGGACCGGCGCCATGTACGGGCCGTGGTCCTCTCCGGTGGTCTGGTGCTCGGCGGCGCCGGAGCCGTCGTGGGGGTGGTGACCGGGCTGGTGCTGACCGTGGTGTTCCGGCCGCTGATCGAGGACCAGGCCGGACACCGCTTCGGCTCGCTCGCCCTGCATCCGAAGGAACTGCTGGCCATCGCCGTGATCGGACTGGTCACCGGGCTGCTGGCGGCCTTCGCCCCGGCGATCGTGGCGAGCCGGCAGTCCGTGCTGGAATCGCTCACCGGGCACCGCGGGGTCCGTCGCAGCTCCCGGGTCCTGCCGATCGTGGGCGCCTGCGCCCTGGCCCTCGGCATCGCGATCGCCGTCCTCGGCGGCACCACCGGCAGCTCCGGCAAGGTCGCCGCCGGCTCGGTGATCGCCGAACTCGGGCTCCTCGGCTGCATCCCGGTGATCGTCGGAATGCTCGGCCGGCTCGGCCGCGGGCTCCCGCTCTCGCCCCGGATGGCGCTGCGCGACGCGGCCCGCAACCGCGGCAGGACCGCCCCGGCGGTCGCGGCGGTGATGGCCGCGGTCGCGGGATCGGTGGCCATCGCCACGTACATGTCCAGCTCCACCGCCGAGTGGGACTACGACTACACGCCGATGCTCAGCGAGAAGGCGGTCGTGCTCTCCACCATGGACGCCAAGGCCACCGAGCGACTCCCGCTGGCCCGGGCGGCGGTGGAGCGGAACATGTCGCCCACCGGCCAACCCGCCGAGATCTCCCGCGTCTGGGCGGGCAGCGACTGCAACACCTACTACGAGGAGAACGGCTGCGGCTCGCTCGAACTGGTCAAGCCCACCGGCAAGGGGCACGACTGCCCCCTCAACTCCAAGGGCGCCAAGGCGCTCGCCGAGCGGCTGACCGCCGAGGAACACCGCAGCATGATGCACTCCCCCGCGTGCATGGACGAGCGCTACAGCATGAACACGTTCGGCAGCGACGGAAGCAACATCGTCGTGGGTGACGCCACGCTGCTGAAGACCTATGTGAAGCTCGACGACCCGGCCGCCGCGAGGGCACTGGACGCGGGCATCCCCGTGCTGCTCAACCAGGCGTTCGCGAAGGACGGCGAGGTCACGGTCAAGGCCGTCCACCGCTACAGCCCCAAGGACAAGAAGAACCGCGCCGACCACCCGGGACCGGCGAAGAGGACGACGGACCGGATGAAGGTGTACGTCGCGGCCGCGAAGTACGCCGAGACCCCCGGAATCCGCATGATCATGCCGGAGAAGGCCGCACAGCGGATCGGCCTGCACACCGCGGTGTACGGCAGTGTGTACGCCGTCTCCCACCGGCCGTCGGACGCCGATACACAGCGGACCGAGGCCGCGATCGCCCAGGCGGGCGGCGGCGTCTATCTGCAGTCCGGCGAGGGTTCGTCCGGCCGCGAGGACGTCATGCTGCTGGTGCTGACGCTGTTCGCCGGTGTGGTGACCCTGGGCGCGGCCGCGATCACGACCGGGCTGTCCAAGGCCGACGCCGAGGCCGACCTCACCACGCTCAGTGCGGTGGGCGCGCCCCCGGGGGTGCGGCGGACCCTTTCCGGGTTCCAGTGCCTGGTGGTGGCGCTCACCGGGGTGCTGCTCGGCACGGCCGCGGGGCTGGTGCCCGCGGTGGCGCTGCGCCTGATCGACCTGCGCAACGCGATGCGGCAGATGCGGCTGGACCCCATGGAGTCCGCGTACACCCCGATCGTGCTGCCCTGGCCGACCATCGGGCTGCTGGCCGTGGTCGTCCCGCTGCTGGCCGGGGTGCTGGCAGCGGTGTTCACCCGCTCCCGGCTGGCGCTGTCACGGCGCGCCGGATGA
- a CDS encoding NAD(P)H-quinone oxidoreductase, which produces MHAITIPEPGGPEALVWAEVPDPVPGEGEVLVDVVSSAVNRADVLQRQGFYNPPPGASPYPGLECAGRISAIGPGVTGWSVGDEVCALLAGGGYAEKVAVPAGQLLPVPAGLDLVLAAALPEVTATVWSNVFMVAHLRPTETLLVHGGSSGIGTMAIQLAKAVGARVAVTAGGPGKLARCAELGADILIDYREQDFVEELGKATDGAGADVILDIIGAKYLDRNVQALAVNGRLAIIGLQGGAKGELNLGALLSKRAAVTATSLRGRPLAEKSAIVAAVREHVWPLIADGVVRPVVDRTLPMRDAAEAHRVVESSTHIGKVLLRSPAAA; this is translated from the coding sequence ATGCATGCGATCACGATCCCCGAACCCGGTGGCCCCGAGGCGCTCGTGTGGGCCGAGGTGCCCGATCCCGTACCCGGTGAGGGCGAGGTCCTCGTCGATGTCGTCTCCAGCGCGGTCAACCGCGCGGATGTGCTCCAGCGGCAGGGGTTCTACAACCCGCCGCCCGGCGCCTCCCCCTACCCGGGGCTGGAGTGCGCGGGCCGGATCTCCGCCATCGGTCCCGGCGTCACCGGCTGGTCGGTCGGCGACGAGGTGTGTGCGCTGCTGGCCGGCGGCGGTTACGCGGAGAAGGTCGCCGTCCCCGCCGGGCAGCTGCTCCCCGTACCGGCCGGACTCGACCTCGTCCTCGCCGCGGCGCTGCCCGAAGTGACCGCGACCGTCTGGTCCAACGTGTTCATGGTGGCCCATCTGCGCCCCACCGAGACACTGCTGGTGCACGGCGGGTCCAGCGGCATCGGCACGATGGCGATCCAGCTCGCCAAGGCGGTCGGCGCCCGGGTCGCGGTGACCGCGGGCGGGCCCGGGAAGCTGGCGCGCTGCGCCGAGCTCGGTGCCGACATCCTGATCGACTACCGGGAACAGGACTTCGTCGAGGAGCTCGGCAAGGCGACGGACGGCGCGGGCGCCGACGTCATCCTCGACATCATCGGTGCGAAGTACCTGGACCGGAACGTGCAGGCGCTCGCCGTCAACGGCCGGCTCGCGATCATCGGTCTCCAGGGCGGTGCCAAGGGCGAACTCAACCTGGGCGCCCTGCTGAGCAAGCGGGCCGCCGTCACCGCGACCTCGCTGCGCGGGCGTCCGCTCGCTGAGAAGTCCGCGATCGTCGCGGCCGTACGCGAGCACGTCTGGCCGCTCATCGCCGACGGCGTCGTGCGGCCGGTGGTGGACCGTACGCTGCCGATGCGGGACGCGGCCGAAGCGCACCGGGTGGTGGAGTCCAGCACGCACATCGGCAAGGTGCTGCTCCGGTCGCCCGCAGCGGCCTGA
- a CDS encoding ABC transporter ATP-binding protein: MSLHAPSPAAPPLSVDAPVLELRSLTRTHGTGIAEVHALRGIDLSVHAGELVAVMGPSGSGKSTLLTIAGGLDTATAGQVVIEGQDISALGRKGVAALRRRSVGYVFQDYNLIPALTAAENIALPRELDGIPVRKARKEARAALEEMNLLEIGDRFPDEMSGGQQQRVAIARALVGDRRLVLADEPTGALDSETGEAVLALLRNRCDQGAAGVMVTHEPRYAAWADRVVFLRDGSIVDQTLSNAGADSLLAAGGTE; encoded by the coding sequence ATGTCACTGCACGCCCCGTCCCCAGCCGCCCCGCCCCTGTCGGTGGATGCGCCGGTGCTCGAACTCCGCTCGCTCACCCGTACCCACGGCACCGGCATCGCCGAGGTGCACGCCCTGCGCGGCATCGACCTGTCGGTGCACGCCGGTGAGCTCGTCGCCGTGATGGGACCCTCCGGCTCCGGCAAGTCCACCCTGCTGACGATCGCCGGCGGCCTCGACACCGCGACCGCGGGCCAGGTCGTCATCGAGGGCCAGGACATCTCCGCGCTCGGCCGCAAGGGCGTGGCCGCGCTGCGCCGCCGCAGCGTCGGCTACGTCTTCCAGGACTACAACCTGATCCCCGCCCTGACCGCCGCCGAGAACATCGCCCTGCCGCGCGAGCTCGACGGCATCCCGGTGCGCAAGGCGCGCAAGGAGGCCCGTGCCGCGCTGGAGGAGATGAACCTCCTGGAGATCGGCGACCGCTTCCCGGACGAGATGTCCGGCGGCCAGCAGCAGCGCGTCGCGATAGCCCGCGCGCTGGTGGGGGACCGGCGCCTGGTGCTCGCCGACGAGCCGACCGGAGCGCTCGACTCCGAGACCGGCGAGGCCGTCCTCGCACTGCTGCGCAATCGCTGCGACCAGGGCGCGGCCGGTGTGATGGTGACGCACGAACCGCGGTACGCCGCCTGGGCGGACCGGGTCGTCTTCCTGCGGGACGGCTCGATCGTCGACCAGACGCTGAGCAACGCCGGGGCGGACTCGCTGCTCGCCGCCGGGGGCACCGAATGA
- a CDS encoding bacterial proteasome activator family protein: MEMPRNERSQEHPQVLVVGQDGMAIGGGGTDDESREIPVTEMVEQPAKVMRIGSMIKQLLEEVRAAPLDEASRVRLKEIHASSVKELEDGLAPELVEELERLSLPFNEESVPSEAELRIAQAQLVGWLEGLFHGIQTALFAQQMAARAQLEQMRRALPPGSGHEEEEGSGDPHGAIRSGPYL; this comes from the coding sequence ATGGAGATGCCGAGGAATGAACGGTCGCAGGAGCACCCCCAAGTCCTCGTGGTGGGACAGGACGGAATGGCGATCGGCGGCGGTGGCACTGACGACGAGTCGCGCGAGATCCCGGTGACGGAGATGGTCGAGCAGCCCGCGAAGGTCATGCGCATCGGCAGCATGATCAAGCAGCTCCTGGAGGAGGTCAGGGCGGCGCCCCTCGACGAGGCGAGCCGCGTACGCCTCAAGGAGATCCACGCCAGCTCGGTCAAGGAGCTGGAGGACGGCCTCGCGCCGGAGCTGGTGGAGGAGCTGGAGCGGCTCTCGCTGCCGTTCAACGAGGAGTCGGTACCCTCCGAGGCGGAACTCCGGATCGCGCAGGCCCAGTTGGTGGGCTGGCTGGAGGGTCTCTTCCACGGCATCCAGACGGCGCTGTTCGCCCAGCAGATGGCGGCCCGCGCACAACTGGAGCAGATGCGCCGCGCCCTGCCCCCGGGCAGTGGCCACGAGGAGGAGGAAGGCAGCGGCGACCCGCACGGGGCGATCCGCTCAGGCCCGTACCTGTAA
- a CDS encoding potassium channel family protein — protein sequence MARRADEHVVPTRVMLPRRVVDGPARQVAKRLMMALMVLAATVLIVWADRGGYHDAADDKVDLLDAVYYATVTLSTTGYGDITPYSDGARLTNVVLVTPLRVLFLIILVGTTLEVLTERTREDFRLKRWRTNLRDHTVVVGFGTKGRSAIQTLCATGLKKDQIVIVDPASKVIEIANAEGYTGVLGDATRSDVLLRAELQKARQIIIATQRDDTAVLVALTARQLNRSAKIVAAVREEENAPLLRQSGADAVITSASAAGRLLGLSVLSPSAGTVMEDLIQQGSGLDLVERPVIKAEVGKNVRETDDLVVSVLRGHRLLGYDDPVASPLQLTDRLITIVRVTNEPPINHTPPTAPRP from the coding sequence ATGGCCAGGCGCGCCGATGAGCATGTCGTACCCACCCGGGTGATGCTCCCGCGCCGGGTCGTCGACGGACCGGCGCGACAGGTCGCCAAGCGGCTGATGATGGCCCTGATGGTGCTGGCCGCCACGGTGCTCATCGTCTGGGCCGACCGCGGCGGCTACCATGACGCGGCCGACGACAAGGTCGACCTCCTGGACGCGGTCTACTACGCGACGGTCACCCTCTCGACCACCGGGTACGGCGATATCACCCCGTACAGCGACGGCGCCCGGCTCACCAATGTGGTGCTCGTGACACCGCTGCGCGTGCTCTTCCTCATCATCCTGGTCGGCACCACCCTTGAGGTCCTCACGGAGCGGACCCGCGAGGACTTCCGGCTGAAGCGTTGGAGAACCAACTTGCGTGACCACACCGTTGTCGTCGGCTTCGGCACGAAGGGCCGTTCGGCCATCCAGACCCTCTGCGCCACCGGCCTGAAGAAAGATCAGATCGTCATCGTCGACCCGGCGTCCAAGGTGATAGAGATCGCCAACGCCGAGGGGTACACCGGAGTGCTCGGTGATGCGACGCGCAGTGATGTGCTGCTGCGGGCCGAGCTGCAGAAGGCGCGTCAGATCATCATCGCCACCCAACGCGACGACACGGCGGTACTGGTCGCGCTGACCGCGCGCCAGCTCAACCGCAGTGCGAAGATCGTCGCCGCGGTGCGCGAGGAGGAGAACGCCCCGCTGCTGCGGCAGTCCGGTGCCGATGCCGTGATCACCAGTGCCAGCGCGGCCGGCCGGCTGCTCGGCCTCTCCGTGCTCAGCCCCAGCGCGGGCACGGTGATGGAGGACCTGATCCAGCAGGGCAGCGGGCTCGATCTGGTCGAACGGCCGGTGATAAAGGCCGAGGTGGGCAAGAACGTCCGGGAGACCGACGATCTCGTGGTCAGCGTTCTGCGCGGTCACCGGCTGCTCGGTTACGACGATCCGGTGGCCAGCCCGCTCCAGCTGACGGACCGGCTGATCACCATCGTGCGGGTCACGAACGAACCGCCCATCAACCACACCCCGCCGACGGCCCCGCGCCCCTGA